In Salisediminibacterium beveridgei, one DNA window encodes the following:
- a CDS encoding Mur ligase domain-containing protein: protein MFFDFTPENNKDVKDIYGPGTADIHALTYDSRIVHRQTAFFCINGDHYDGHQFIDQAAGSGANVIIGTEREILYQSHLNHPAITYVIVEDAKRMMSILSAEFYAHVYQRMKSIAVTGTNGKTTVTAFIHQLLNRSGMRTGSIGTEKVRDDQSSRSLNHTTTPPPKPRISITFSTPFMRKALRP from the coding sequence ATGTTTTTTGATTTTACACCTGAGAACAACAAAGACGTGAAGGATATCTATGGTCCAGGTACAGCTGATATCCACGCGCTTACATATGATTCCCGAATCGTCCATCGTCAAACGGCGTTTTTCTGTATCAACGGAGACCATTATGATGGCCATCAGTTCATCGATCAAGCGGCGGGCAGCGGTGCGAACGTGATCATCGGAACGGAGCGGGAGATACTTTATCAATCGCACCTGAACCATCCTGCCATTACGTATGTGATCGTCGAAGATGCCAAGCGGATGATGTCGATCCTGTCCGCCGAATTTTACGCTCACGTATATCAGCGGATGAAGAGCATTGCTGTGACGGGAACGAATGGAAAAACAACGGTGACGGCTTTTATTCATCAGCTCCTGAACCGCAGCGGTATGCGGACAGGCTCTATCGGCACGGAAAAAGTCCGGGATGATCAGTCGTCCCGCTCGCTCAATCATACGACCACACCACCCCCGAAGCCCCGGATCTCCATCACATTTTCAACACCTTTTATGAGGAAGGCATTGAGGCCGTAG
- a CDS encoding Mur ligase family protein has product MFNTFYEEGIEAVALEVTSIAIDQKRVDGLLFDIGVHTNLTPEHLDFHASFDQYRQSKLTMFRQVKKAVVNLDDEGMSEEILQSFKGEILTYSVKQKADVTANIIHVDESGTQAEITLPSRRFQIKLPLFGGHNLSNLLAALAACLLADVPAEELMTHVSALNMPDGRLNLIETGAGYQVISDFAHTPDALVCVIDAARSMKPKNLILVVAGTGTRDPTLLPMLTGSAEGKADQLIVTTEHPDRRERPEILADMMSGLKSPDQDTIRTTLHREEAIQTALSMAEEGDIVLLTGLGPLDHQIINGKEVPYSEIDVIHQCLKDQKTGSHFHASS; this is encoded by the coding sequence ATTTTCAACACCTTTTATGAGGAAGGCATTGAGGCCGTAGCACTCGAAGTAACTTCCATTGCCATCGACCAGAAGCGGGTGGACGGGCTCCTCTTTGATATCGGTGTCCATACCAATTTAACGCCGGAGCATCTCGATTTTCACGCATCCTTTGACCAGTACAGACAATCGAAACTGACGATGTTTCGACAAGTGAAAAAAGCAGTGGTGAATCTTGATGACGAAGGAATGAGTGAGGAAATTCTCCAGTCTTTCAAAGGAGAGATACTGACCTACAGCGTAAAACAGAAGGCAGATGTCACCGCAAACATCATTCATGTGGATGAGAGCGGGACGCAGGCAGAAATCACCCTGCCAAGCCGCCGGTTTCAGATCAAACTGCCGCTGTTTGGTGGGCACAACCTGTCCAACTTGCTGGCGGCATTAGCGGCCTGCCTGCTGGCTGATGTCCCGGCAGAAGAACTCATGACGCACGTATCCGCATTGAACATGCCGGACGGACGACTGAACCTGATTGAAACCGGTGCCGGTTACCAGGTGATATCAGACTTTGCCCACACCCCTGATGCGCTTGTTTGTGTGATTGACGCGGCCCGGAGTATGAAACCGAAGAACCTGATCCTTGTGGTTGCCGGCACCGGTACCCGTGACCCGACGCTGCTTCCGATGCTGACCGGATCTGCAGAAGGGAAAGCGGATCAGCTGATTGTGACGACGGAGCATCCGGATCGGCGGGAACGTCCGGAGATCCTTGCAGATATGATGTCGGGGTTGAAGAGTCCGGACCAGGATACAATCCGGACAACCCTTCACCGGGAAGAGGCCATTCAAACAGCACTTTCCATGGCTGAAGAAGGGGACATTGTGCTGTTGACCGGTCTAGGACCGCTCGATCACCAGATCATTAACGGAAAAGAAGTACCCTATTCAGAGATCGATGTCATTCACCAATGCCTGAAGGACCAAAAGACAGGGAGTCATTTTCATGCCTCATCATAA
- the betA gene encoding choline dehydrogenase, translating into MSEKYDVVIIGGGSAGSVLGNRLSEDGKKSVLVLEAGRKDFSWDLLIQMPAALPFPAGKSLYDWKYETEPEPYMGQRRIKHARGKVLGGSSSINGMIYQRGNPMDYERWGKDPGMESWNFAHCLPYFKRLESALGAEKGDEYRGHDGPLKLERGPAKNPLFQAFFDAAVEAGYNRTPDVNGFRQEGFGPFDKHVYKGRRLTVSRAYLQPVMSRKNLTVKTRAFVQSIDFDGKRAKGVTYKRNGKTHQIEAGEVVLSGGAINTPQLLQLSGVGDAQHLRSLGIKPVVDLPGVGENLQDHLEAYIQYSCPKPVSEQPNLSKSRMPWIGLQWLLARKGAAATNHFEGGGFVRSNDIVDYPNLMFHFLPVAVRYDGQKADTKHGFQVHVGPMYSDARGSLKIKSKDPKQHPSMVYNYLSTEQDRREWIEAVRISRKIMAQDAIAPYNSGEIAPGPDVKTDDEILEWVAKDAETALHPSCTAKMGPASDKMAVVDPESMKVHGLENVRVADASAMPYVTNGNIHAPVLMLAEKAADLIQGKKPLEPEHLDFYRHGVNPADEGVQK; encoded by the coding sequence ATGAGTGAAAAGTATGATGTGGTGATTATCGGTGGCGGAAGTGCAGGTTCTGTTCTCGGGAATCGTCTGAGTGAAGATGGGAAGAAAAGTGTCCTGGTACTCGAAGCAGGCCGGAAAGATTTTTCGTGGGATCTGTTGATTCAGATGCCTGCAGCACTGCCGTTTCCAGCGGGAAAGTCGCTGTATGACTGGAAATATGAAACCGAACCGGAACCGTATATGGGACAGCGCAGAATCAAGCACGCCCGGGGGAAAGTCCTCGGTGGATCAAGTTCCATTAACGGGATGATCTATCAGCGCGGGAACCCGATGGACTATGAGCGATGGGGTAAGGACCCGGGCATGGAATCCTGGAATTTTGCTCACTGTCTGCCGTACTTCAAGCGGCTTGAAAGTGCTCTTGGCGCTGAGAAAGGTGACGAATACCGCGGTCACGACGGGCCATTGAAGCTTGAGCGCGGGCCGGCGAAAAACCCGCTGTTCCAGGCGTTTTTTGACGCAGCAGTGGAAGCGGGCTATAACCGCACCCCGGATGTGAACGGTTTTCGTCAGGAAGGATTCGGGCCGTTTGATAAGCACGTCTACAAAGGACGACGCTTGACGGTTTCCCGGGCGTACCTGCAACCGGTGATGAGCCGGAAGAACCTGACGGTGAAGACCCGTGCATTTGTACAGAGCATCGATTTTGACGGTAAGCGTGCCAAAGGTGTCACCTACAAGCGAAACGGCAAGACGCATCAGATCGAGGCGGGAGAAGTCGTTCTCTCCGGCGGCGCCATCAATACTCCGCAGCTGCTTCAGCTGTCTGGTGTCGGTGACGCACAGCACCTCAGATCCCTTGGGATAAAGCCTGTTGTTGATCTCCCGGGTGTCGGGGAGAACCTGCAGGACCATCTGGAAGCCTACATTCAGTATTCCTGCCCGAAACCGGTCTCCGAGCAGCCGAACCTGAGTAAGAGCCGTATGCCGTGGATCGGCCTGCAGTGGCTCCTGGCCCGTAAAGGTGCTGCGGCAACGAACCACTTTGAAGGCGGCGGCTTTGTCCGCTCCAACGACATCGTGGACTACCCGAACCTGATGTTCCACTTCCTGCCGGTCGCCGTCCGTTACGACGGTCAAAAAGCCGACACGAAGCACGGTTTTCAGGTCCACGTCGGTCCGATGTATTCCGATGCCCGTGGCTCACTGAAAATCAAATCGAAGGATCCGAAACAGCATCCAAGCATGGTGTACAACTACCTGTCCACTGAGCAGGATCGCCGTGAATGGATCGAAGCGGTGCGCATTTCCCGTAAGATCATGGCGCAAGACGCCATCGCACCATACAATTCCGGAGAGATCGCACCGGGACCTGACGTGAAAACCGACGATGAGATCCTCGAGTGGGTCGCGAAGGATGCAGAAACAGCCCTTCACCCATCATGCACAGCGAAGATGGGACCAGCGTCTGACAAGATGGCTGTGGTTGATCCTGAATCCATGAAGGTCCACGGTCTTGAAAATGTCCGCGTGGCCGATGCATCTGCTATGCCTTACGTGACGAACGGGAACATCCACGCCCCGGTTCTGATGTTGGCAGAAAAAGCGGCCGACCTCATCCAGGGCAAAAAACCACTGGAACCTGAACACCTCGACTTCTACCGTCACGGTGTAAATCCGGCGGACGAAGGCGTGCAGAAATAA
- a CDS encoding bile acid:sodium symporter family protein: METVAKISQFFSKYFAVIVIAVSFMAFFTPDTFEWIAAYITILLGVVMFGMGTTMRFADFKVIAQKPVPVVIGLLAQFIVMPLTAFVIAYVLGLPPELAAGLVLVGACPGGTASNVMVYLSRGDVPVSVAMTSVSTMLAPLLTPLAVLLLAGQWLPVSVGDLFMSIVQVIIVPIVLGILARRLLPGAVDKGQAALPLVSVVAIMLIVAAVVAANAENIITSGAAVFAAVILHNGFGLLLGYLAALWAGLDETKRRAISMEVGMQNSGLGAALATAHFSPLAALPSAIFSVWHNISGPILVSFWNRSGNKGTDEEGQKRAMQ, from the coding sequence ATGGAAACAGTAGCAAAAATCAGTCAGTTTTTCAGTAAGTATTTTGCCGTCATCGTCATTGCCGTATCGTTTATGGCGTTCTTCACACCGGACACCTTTGAGTGGATTGCCGCTTACATAACGATTCTTCTCGGCGTGGTCATGTTCGGCATGGGAACGACCATGAGGTTCGCGGATTTCAAGGTAATTGCGCAAAAGCCGGTGCCGGTCGTCATCGGCTTACTCGCCCAGTTTATCGTGATGCCGCTCACGGCCTTTGTCATTGCGTATGTATTGGGGCTTCCTCCGGAGCTTGCGGCCGGGCTCGTTCTCGTCGGTGCATGCCCAGGCGGTACAGCCTCGAATGTGATGGTGTATCTCTCCCGGGGTGATGTGCCGGTGTCTGTTGCGATGACGTCCGTTTCGACCATGCTCGCACCGCTGTTGACGCCTCTCGCTGTCTTGCTGTTGGCCGGGCAGTGGCTTCCGGTGAGCGTCGGAGATTTATTCATGTCGATAGTCCAGGTCATCATCGTACCGATCGTCCTCGGGATCCTTGCCAGAAGGCTCTTACCTGGAGCGGTGGATAAAGGTCAGGCGGCCTTGCCACTCGTATCCGTTGTGGCGATTATGCTGATCGTCGCGGCCGTCGTCGCCGCGAACGCTGAGAATATCATCACGTCAGGAGCGGCGGTATTTGCTGCAGTCATCCTGCATAACGGGTTCGGTCTCCTGCTCGGTTACCTGGCAGCACTTTGGGCCGGCCTTGACGAAACGAAGCGCAGAGCCATCTCGATGGAGGTGGGGATGCAGAATTCCGGATTGGGTGCAGCCCTGGCTACGGCGCACTTCAGCCCCTTGGCAGCCTTGCCGAGCGCGATCTTCTCCGTTTGGCACAACATTTCAGGACCGATCCTCGTCTCGTTCTGGAATCGAAGCGGGAACAAAGGTACCGATGAAGAGGGTCAAAAAAGAGCAATGCAGTAA
- a CDS encoding CoA-acylating methylmalonate-semialdehyde dehydrogenase: protein MCPQTVTKLRNYVNGQWVASSSDETEIVYNPATDEAMAEVPLSNKEDVEKAVSAANEAFKTWHKTPVPKRARILFNYQQLILENYDELAEIITKENGKSRADANSEVQRGLENVEFAAGAPTLMMGSVLPDISADIESSMYRYPIGVVGGITPFNFPMMVPCWMYPLAIACGNTFVLKPSERTPLLAQRLVELFTEAGLPDGVLNIVHGAHDVVNGLLEHDDVMAISFVGSQPVAEYIYKTAAANGKRVQALAGAKNHSIVLGDCNLEKAVTGILGSAFGSAGERCMATSVVAVTDDIADAFVDQLTDAANQITIGNGLDPDVFLGPVIRQSHLDRVRSYIETGVEENATLVRDGRADVNESEAGYFLGATIFDHVNPKMSIWKDEIFGPVLSIVRVKDLDEAIELTNQSEFANGAVIYTDSGKAVHQFRETIEAGMLGVNVNVPAPMAFFPFSGWKKSFYGDLHANGKDGVEFYTRKKMVTARWN, encoded by the coding sequence ATGTGTCCTCAAACGGTTACGAAACTGCGCAACTATGTGAATGGTCAATGGGTCGCTTCGTCATCTGACGAAACCGAAATTGTATACAACCCTGCCACTGACGAAGCCATGGCCGAAGTCCCTCTCTCGAACAAAGAAGATGTGGAAAAAGCCGTATCCGCTGCAAATGAAGCCTTTAAAACGTGGCATAAAACGCCAGTCCCTAAACGGGCCCGAATCCTGTTTAACTATCAGCAGTTAATTTTGGAGAATTACGATGAGTTGGCTGAAATCATCACAAAAGAAAATGGGAAAAGCCGTGCCGATGCCAACAGCGAAGTGCAACGCGGTTTGGAAAACGTGGAATTTGCCGCTGGTGCTCCGACGCTGATGATGGGTTCGGTCCTCCCCGATATTTCGGCAGACATTGAATCGTCCATGTATCGCTATCCGATTGGCGTAGTCGGTGGCATTACACCGTTCAACTTCCCGATGATGGTTCCCTGCTGGATGTATCCTTTAGCGATTGCCTGCGGGAACACGTTTGTGTTGAAGCCTTCTGAGCGCACACCGCTTCTTGCGCAACGATTAGTTGAATTGTTTACCGAAGCCGGCCTGCCAGACGGCGTATTGAATATCGTTCACGGGGCACATGATGTGGTCAATGGTCTTCTGGAGCACGACGATGTCATGGCAATCTCCTTTGTCGGCTCTCAGCCTGTGGCCGAATATATTTATAAAACGGCTGCGGCAAACGGCAAGCGCGTTCAGGCTTTGGCCGGCGCGAAAAACCACTCGATCGTGCTGGGCGATTGCAACCTGGAGAAGGCCGTAACAGGGATTCTCGGTTCCGCCTTTGGCAGTGCCGGCGAACGGTGCATGGCCACTTCCGTCGTGGCAGTCACTGACGATATCGCAGATGCCTTTGTCGATCAATTGACCGACGCGGCCAATCAGATCACCATCGGCAATGGCCTCGATCCAGACGTTTTCCTCGGTCCGGTCATCCGTCAATCCCATCTTGATCGGGTTCGATCCTATATTGAGACAGGTGTTGAAGAGAACGCTACGCTTGTCAGAGATGGACGGGCGGATGTGAACGAATCAGAAGCAGGTTACTTCCTCGGTGCAACGATTTTTGATCACGTGAATCCAAAGATGTCGATTTGGAAAGATGAGATTTTCGGTCCGGTGTTAAGTATCGTCCGTGTAAAAGACTTAGATGAAGCAATTGAGCTGACGAATCAATCCGAATTTGCCAATGGGGCCGTCATTTATACAGACAGCGGGAAAGCTGTTCATCAATTCCGGGAAACGATTGAAGCCGGGATGCTAGGTGTCAATGTGAATGTTCCTGCACCAATGGCCTTCTTCCCGTTTTCCGGTTGGAAAAAATCATTCTATGGTGACTTACACGCTAACGGAAAAGATGGGGTGGAATTCTATACCCGCAAAAAAATGGTCACCGCCAGGTGGAATTGA
- a CDS encoding D-alanyl-D-alanine carboxypeptidase family protein — MPHHNGVIDKRRIQVSFAGFLCFLTLLSGCQDAREWQSGALAPERISAELSLRESVYFSDERLSQMQLTQTGGEDGTIQDPDHNHLLVNDDHVLDPAYVPEDLTVPDVRFSFSEALDRRLMREEAAEALERLFADAEGYGHELFAVSGYRSFERQEQLFTAYVNEHGEDEARKILAIPGGSEHQSGLAMDVSSRSNGFLLNTDFADTDEGKWLEEHAHEHGFIIRYPAGKEAITGISFEPWHIRYIGEDEAHELYQSGLTLEELIEKARNYQGSPD, encoded by the coding sequence ATGCCTCATCATAATGGGGTGATAGACAAGCGTCGGATACAGGTCTCTTTTGCGGGATTTCTATGCTTTTTGACCCTGTTGAGCGGTTGTCAGGACGCCCGGGAATGGCAGTCAGGCGCCTTAGCGCCGGAGCGGATCAGTGCGGAGCTCTCGCTCAGGGAGAGTGTGTATTTTTCAGATGAACGGCTCTCGCAGATGCAGTTGACCCAAACCGGTGGCGAGGATGGGACCATTCAGGATCCGGATCACAACCATCTTCTCGTCAATGACGACCATGTGCTTGACCCCGCTTATGTGCCTGAGGATCTCACGGTTCCTGACGTCCGTTTCAGTTTTTCAGAAGCGCTTGATCGCCGGTTGATGCGTGAAGAGGCTGCTGAAGCTCTCGAGCGGTTGTTTGCGGACGCTGAAGGGTATGGTCATGAGCTGTTTGCCGTTTCCGGCTACCGGTCTTTTGAGCGTCAGGAACAGCTCTTCACAGCCTATGTCAATGAACACGGCGAAGACGAGGCGAGGAAAATTCTCGCGATTCCCGGCGGCAGTGAACATCAGTCGGGACTGGCGATGGATGTGTCGAGCAGGAGCAACGGCTTCTTATTGAACACCGATTTTGCCGACACGGACGAAGGCAAATGGCTCGAAGAACATGCGCATGAGCACGGCTTTATCATCCGCTATCCAGCGGGAAAAGAAGCGATTACCGGGATTTCGTTTGAACCCTGGCACATCCGCTACATTGGTGAAGACGAGGCACATGAACTCTACCAGAGCGGATTGACGCTCGAAGAACTGATTGAAAAAGCCCGGAATTATCAAGGGAGTCCAGATTGA
- a CDS encoding iron-containing alcohol dehydrogenase, with the protein MGQSNAFRVPAVIHYGEHALQKLGDAAQAFGAKALIISDQIMQELGYVHKCKHLLHQQGIQSSIYLGVHSEPCEAFVYEALHLFHQDHCHFIVSVGGGSCIDTAKAVSTLATNPGSISEFIGAKRWAENKPIAHIAIPTTAGTGSEATDVTVINQSETDVKMMIKQPAFMPAVAIVDPLLTVSAPKNVTAATGIDALSHAIEAYLSKKAHPMTDTLAIAAMNNILPAMKTVYDEPDNIEAREKMALGSLQAGMAFSNASVCLVHGMSRPIGALFHVPHGISNAMLLPAVLEYSQDACTERLAVIGALFSDEPAGSLLTAEYAELATLKIKELASYVNITNLKEWGIDEHAFFEAIPKMAKDALASGSPANNPKVPDETDIHELYSLCYDYHFAK; encoded by the coding sequence ATGGGGCAATCCAATGCATTTCGTGTACCAGCAGTCATTCATTATGGAGAACACGCATTACAGAAACTTGGCGATGCAGCTCAAGCTTTTGGAGCGAAAGCGCTCATAATCAGTGATCAGATCATGCAAGAACTCGGTTATGTCCATAAATGTAAACACCTCTTACATCAACAGGGCATTCAGTCATCGATCTACCTTGGGGTCCATTCTGAACCTTGCGAAGCATTTGTATATGAGGCGTTGCATCTTTTTCACCAGGATCACTGTCATTTTATCGTGTCGGTTGGTGGCGGAAGCTGCATTGATACAGCAAAAGCCGTTTCGACTCTCGCAACAAACCCGGGATCGATCAGTGAATTCATCGGCGCCAAGCGATGGGCAGAGAACAAGCCAATTGCCCATATCGCGATTCCCACTACAGCGGGAACCGGCTCAGAGGCGACAGATGTCACGGTGATCAACCAGTCAGAAACAGATGTCAAAATGATGATTAAACAGCCTGCGTTTATGCCCGCTGTCGCGATTGTCGACCCACTTTTGACGGTCTCCGCACCGAAAAACGTCACCGCCGCGACGGGAATCGATGCGCTCAGTCATGCCATTGAGGCCTATCTGTCAAAAAAAGCACACCCGATGACCGATACATTGGCCATCGCCGCTATGAACAATATTTTACCTGCCATGAAAACCGTTTATGATGAACCGGACAACATCGAAGCCCGAGAAAAAATGGCTTTGGGGTCGCTTCAGGCAGGCATGGCCTTTTCGAATGCTTCCGTGTGTCTCGTTCATGGCATGTCTCGACCGATCGGCGCCTTGTTCCATGTCCCCCACGGGATATCCAATGCCATGCTCCTGCCAGCCGTATTGGAATACAGTCAGGATGCCTGCACCGAACGCCTTGCGGTGATCGGGGCATTATTCTCAGACGAGCCTGCCGGTTCACTCTTGACTGCCGAATACGCTGAACTGGCAACACTGAAAATCAAGGAACTGGCGTCGTATGTGAACATCACCAATTTAAAAGAATGGGGCATTGACGAGCACGCCTTCTTTGAAGCGATCCCGAAAATGGCCAAGGACGCCTTAGCCAGCGGAAGTCCCGCAAATAACCCGAAAGTCCCAGACGAAACAGACATCCATGAATTATACAGCCTCTGTTATGATTATCATTTTGCAAAATAA
- a CDS encoding FAD-binding domain-containing protein, translated as MKKPGIIKGVQIDEQDLFNKACDTGHEVNERDPRKELEAVITVVWFKRDLRIYDHRPLAEAVTKGSVLPLFVFEPSVWEAGDVSVRHKDFVMESLQELDEQLSKRGARLYTAIGEMTDILQELVLHLGPFRLHAHEENGTPNTFRRDIAVRSWMKGKGFPMKEWPHFGVTRGLKTRDAFQKGYEAYVSGELTPAPERMDSRSGQLPACLKQGVQEPLTLKIPGEGIQTGQKGGERAAHGTLRSFLDARYKGYQLKISKPYASADSCSRLSPYLAWGNVSVRYTYQETVKAIQQSASGFEQQQLSAFLSRLHWHCHFIQRIEDEPEIVTRTMNPAFDTIRQDWDEQAYQAWLQGKTGIPLIDAAMRCLHETGWLNFRSRAMVLSFVCNTLMLDWRRPSVDLARLFLDYEPGIHYSQVQMQAGTTGFNTIRIYNPVKQGQDHDAKGAFVRRFVPELRTVPDAFIQEPWKLPAGLPDGYPSPIVDVAKANGEARRILWSLKQSPEAREAAGAQLNKHGSRKESRRRSTKKPRQDFEQLDLFS; from the coding sequence TTGAAAAAGCCCGGAATTATCAAGGGAGTCCAGATTGATGAACAAGATCTGTTCAATAAAGCATGTGATACGGGTCATGAAGTGAACGAACGAGATCCAAGGAAGGAGCTGGAGGCGGTGATCACGGTTGTCTGGTTTAAGCGCGATCTGCGCATATATGATCACCGGCCTTTGGCTGAAGCGGTGACGAAAGGCAGCGTGTTGCCATTGTTCGTCTTTGAACCTTCCGTCTGGGAGGCGGGTGATGTATCCGTCCGGCACAAAGACTTTGTCATGGAAAGTCTTCAGGAACTCGATGAACAGCTGAGTAAACGCGGGGCGAGACTGTATACAGCGATTGGAGAAATGACAGACATTCTTCAGGAACTGGTGTTACACCTCGGGCCGTTTCGTCTGCATGCCCATGAAGAAAACGGTACGCCAAACACGTTTCGGCGGGACATTGCGGTGCGCAGCTGGATGAAAGGGAAAGGCTTCCCGATGAAGGAATGGCCTCATTTCGGCGTGACCCGCGGGTTGAAAACCAGGGATGCGTTTCAAAAAGGGTATGAAGCCTACGTATCCGGGGAACTGACACCTGCGCCCGAGCGAATGGACAGTCGCTCAGGGCAGCTGCCTGCATGTTTGAAACAGGGCGTGCAGGAACCTCTGACGCTGAAGATTCCGGGTGAGGGGATTCAGACAGGACAAAAAGGCGGGGAGAGGGCCGCGCATGGCACGCTCCGGAGTTTTCTCGATGCCCGCTATAAAGGGTATCAGCTGAAGATCTCCAAGCCGTATGCATCCGCCGATTCCTGCAGCCGCCTGTCTCCTTATCTTGCGTGGGGAAACGTGTCCGTTCGCTATACGTATCAAGAGACAGTGAAAGCCATTCAGCAGAGCGCGAGCGGCTTTGAACAACAGCAGCTGAGCGCGTTTTTGTCGCGGCTTCACTGGCACTGTCATTTTATTCAGCGAATTGAGGATGAACCGGAGATCGTGACCCGGACGATGAATCCCGCTTTTGATACGATTCGTCAGGACTGGGACGAACAGGCTTATCAGGCGTGGCTCCAGGGAAAAACGGGTATCCCGCTCATTGATGCGGCGATGCGCTGCCTGCATGAAACCGGCTGGCTGAATTTCCGCTCCCGTGCGATGGTCCTTTCCTTTGTCTGCAATACGCTGATGCTTGACTGGCGCAGGCCGTCCGTTGACTTGGCACGCCTGTTTCTCGATTATGAACCGGGCATTCACTACAGTCAGGTGCAGATGCAGGCGGGGACAACGGGCTTTAACACGATCCGGATCTATAACCCCGTGAAGCAGGGCCAGGACCACGACGCGAAAGGGGCGTTTGTGAGGCGCTTCGTGCCGGAACTGCGAACCGTTCCGGACGCATTCATTCAGGAGCCGTGGAAACTGCCGGCGGGTCTGCCGGACGGATATCCGTCCCCGATCGTCGATGTGGCGAAAGCCAACGGCGAAGCGAGGCGGATTCTCTGGTCATTGAAACAATCCCCCGAAGCAAGAGAAGCGGCGGGCGCCCAGCTGAACAAACACGGCAGCAGAAAAGAGAGCCGTCGCCGGTCGACCAAAAAACCCCGGCAGGATTTTGAACAGCTGGACCTGTTCAGCTGA
- a CDS encoding iron-containing alcohol dehydrogenase: MPNVNFFGRGSVAVTGERCSILGAKKALIVTDDFLKNMPDGPVAKVVASLEEQGIDYAYFTEVEPNPKDTNVAAGLTMFEAESCDLILTVGGGSAHDCGKGIGIAATHDGDIYENYAGIETLTNPLPPIVSVNTTAGTASEVTRHCVLTNTKKKIKFVVVSWRNTPLVSINDPELMVGKPPALTAATGMDALTHAVESYVSLGANAVTDAHAIQAIKLISDNLRQAVAYGHNLEARENMANASLLAGMAFNNAGLGYVHAMAHQLGGLYDIPHGVANAVLLPHVENFNMISNPAKFADIARFMGENIDGLSVRDAADKAVQAIRTLSEDVKIPASMRELGVKEEDIELMAELAMQDGNAFSNPIQGTKEDIITIFKNAY, translated from the coding sequence ATGCCTAATGTGAATTTTTTCGGTCGGGGCTCAGTCGCAGTGACAGGAGAACGGTGCAGCATTCTGGGTGCCAAAAAGGCGCTGATTGTAACAGACGACTTCTTGAAAAATATGCCGGACGGCCCGGTGGCAAAAGTCGTCGCTTCATTAGAGGAACAAGGCATCGATTATGCGTATTTTACAGAAGTGGAACCAAACCCGAAAGATACCAACGTAGCCGCCGGTTTGACCATGTTCGAAGCAGAATCGTGCGACCTGATTTTAACTGTCGGCGGGGGAAGTGCACATGACTGCGGAAAGGGGATCGGGATCGCCGCAACACACGATGGCGATATTTATGAGAACTACGCCGGTATTGAAACGTTGACTAATCCGCTTCCGCCCATCGTCAGCGTGAATACAACAGCCGGCACAGCCAGTGAAGTCACGCGCCACTGCGTGCTGACAAACACGAAAAAGAAAATCAAGTTTGTCGTTGTCAGCTGGCGTAATACACCGCTCGTTTCCATCAACGACCCGGAATTAATGGTTGGTAAACCACCGGCGCTGACGGCAGCGACGGGGATGGATGCCCTGACACATGCCGTGGAATCCTATGTTTCACTCGGGGCAAATGCTGTAACGGATGCCCACGCCATCCAGGCCATCAAACTGATTTCGGACAACCTTCGTCAGGCCGTGGCATACGGTCATAACTTGGAAGCCCGAGAGAATATGGCCAACGCGTCACTGCTTGCTGGCATGGCATTCAATAACGCCGGTCTTGGTTATGTGCATGCCATGGCCCATCAACTCGGCGGGCTTTACGATATTCCGCATGGGGTTGCCAATGCCGTTCTTTTGCCACACGTGGAGAACTTCAATATGATTTCAAACCCGGCCAAATTTGCAGATATTGCTCGCTTCATGGGGGAAAACATCGATGGCCTCTCTGTTCGTGATGCTGCAGACAAAGCGGTTCAGGCCATTCGAACGCTCTCTGAGGACGTGAAAATCCCTGCAAGCATGAGAGAGCTCGGAGTAAAAGAAGAAGACATCGAACTCATGGCCGAACTGGCCATGCAGGACGGCAACGCCTTCAGTAATCCAATCCAGGGAACAAAAGAAGATATCATCACCATTTTCAAAAACGCCTACTAA